The Polaribacter sp. KT25b genome contains the following window.
AATTCTTTAAATGTTTTGTATTCGTTGGCTATCGATGAAAAAAAGGAAATTACCAATGCAATTTTACAATTATCAGATATTTTAAGGTATGTTATTTATGATGTCAATGCTGATAAAATATCCATCAGAAAAGAAATTGAATTGCTTAAAAATTACATCGAATTTGAAAAAAACAGACATGTAAATGATTCTACAATTACTTTTGATTTTAAAGTTGATGAAGATTTGAAAATTTATCCAATGTTGTTATTACCATTGCTAGAAAATAGTTTTAAACACGGATTGAAAAGTGGCGTAAAAAATCCGTATATTGATGTAAAATTAATAGCTAAAAGTAAAAAAATAGATTTTGTAATTTCTAATAACTTTCAAGAAACTAAAAAGTATAATACAAAAGAAAAAAAAGGAATTGGGTTAAAAAATATTCAAGAAAATTTAGCCATTATTTATCCTGATGAACATCTTTTTTCGATTGAAAATACCCAAACTATTTTTACTGTAAAGCTAACCATAGATTTAGAAAAATGAATATACGTTGCTTAATAATTGATGATGAACCTTCTTCGCAAAACGTACTAAAATCATTTATACAAAAAATTGATTATTTAGAATTAATACACGTTTGTAATAATGCATTAGAGGCTTTAGAGTTTTTAAAAAGCAACACAGTAGATTTATTTTTTTTAGATATTAATATGCCGCAACTTTCTGGAATCGATTTTTATAAATCATTAAAAAATCCGCCAAAAGTAATATTTACAACTGCTTATTCAGAATACGCTTTAGAAGGTTTTGAAGTTGATGCAACAGATTATTTATTAAAACCTTTTTCTTTTGATCGTTTTGTAAAAGCGGTATCAAAAGTTAAAGATTTGAATGATGCTAAAATCGATTATATCATTGTAAAATCTGACAAAAAATTACATCAGATAAAAATTGAAGATATTTATTTTATAGAAGGATTGGGAGATTACATAAAGGTTCATTTAAAAAATAACTATTTAGTAACGTATAAATCCTTAAAAATGATGCATAATTTGCTGCCAAAGTCTATTTTTATACAAGTTCATAAATC
Protein-coding sequences here:
- a CDS encoding sensor histidine kinase, yielding MNQIKPFLTRTNAHNKVIFNAILWSCSFLILLFLFSGSSSPSKIDYIYTASFIFTLIIPVCINLYWLLPTYLKKEKYGLFGILFIVNLIVFAEINPWVFNILVNNFFNDYFFISYHNTIEIYFIFSVFFILTALIKLAENWVYLNQLENKTLKIQKQQIENQLYYLKGQINPHFLFNSLNVLYSLAIDEKKEITNAILQLSDILRYVIYDVNADKISIRKEIELLKNYIEFEKNRHVNDSTITFDFKVDEDLKIYPMLLLPLLENSFKHGLKSGVKNPYIDVKLIAKSKKIDFVISNNFQETKKYNTKEKKGIGLKNIQENLAIIYPDEHLFSIENTQTIFTVKLTIDLEK
- a CDS encoding LytTR family DNA-binding domain-containing protein is translated as MNIRCLIIDDEPSSQNVLKSFIQKIDYLELIHVCNNALEALEFLKSNTVDLFFLDINMPQLSGIDFYKSLKNPPKVIFTTAYSEYALEGFEVDATDYLLKPFSFDRFVKAVSKVKDLNDAKIDYIIVKSDKKLHQIKIEDIYFIEGLGDYIKVHLKNNYLVTYKSLKMMHNLLPKSIFIQVHKSFIINKNKLDYIEGNLAIINSQKVPLGQKYKKEFLDHFNA